One Thermodesulfatator atlanticus DSM 21156 DNA window includes the following coding sequences:
- a CDS encoding CBS domain-containing protein, whose translation MKDVCEIKVSDIMSRSLVTIGIDEPFEEVIKNFVDAKVHALIVVGPGGEFMGVISHTDVINALHEHKEKVFELEAEDLMFPKPFTIDANANLKEAAAIMTKNKIHRLLVLSSYSGKLLPVGIISATDIIRAIASC comes from the coding sequence ATGAAAGACGTCTGTGAAATCAAAGTTAGCGACATTATGAGCAGATCTTTGGTCACCATAGGGATCGATGAGCCCTTTGAAGAAGTAATCAAAAACTTTGTAGATGCCAAAGTCCACGCGTTAATTGTGGTGGGTCCCGGTGGTGAATTTATGGGGGTTATAAGCCATACAGATGTTATCAATGCCCTTCATGAACACAAAGAAAAAGTCTTTGAGCTTGAGGCTGAAGATTTAATGTTCCCCAAACCTTTTACTATAGACGCCAATGCTAATCTCAAAGAAGCTGCAGCTATCATGACGAAAAACAAGATCCATCGTCTCTTGGTGCTTTCATCTTATTCCGGAAAGCTGCTTCCAGTGGGTATCATTTCGGCCACAGACATCATTCGCGCTATTGCTAGTTGTTGA
- the ndk gene encoding nucleoside-diphosphate kinase has translation MALERTLSLIKPDGVSRNLIGEVLSFFEKGGLKVVAMKMLHLTKAQAEEFYIVHKERPFYQELTEYMASGPIVALVLEGENAISRCREIMGATDPAEAAEGTIRKTFALSKGENTVHGSDSPESAAREIAFFFSELEICPR, from the coding sequence ATGGCTCTTGAAAGAACGCTCAGTCTTATCAAACCTGATGGCGTCTCACGTAACCTGATCGGAGAAGTTTTGAGCTTTTTTGAAAAGGGTGGGCTTAAAGTCGTTGCCATGAAAATGCTTCACCTTACCAAGGCCCAGGCAGAAGAGTTTTACATTGTGCACAAAGAAAGACCTTTTTACCAGGAGCTTACCGAATACATGGCCTCAGGCCCGATTGTAGCCCTTGTGCTTGAAGGAGAAAATGCCATCTCTCGTTGTCGGGAAATCATGGGAGCTACTGATCCCGCAGAAGCTGCAGAAGGCACCATCCGCAAGACCTTTGCTTTGAGCAAGGGCGAAAACACCGTTCACGGCTCAGATAGCCCAGAATCCGCCGCCCGCGAAATCGCCTTCTTTTTCAGCGAGCTTGAAATCTGCCCCCGTTAA
- the thiL gene encoding thiamine-phosphate kinase: MTEEEILRLLRQKLIPQHREVICGVGDDCAVLESDSFWELITTDTMVEGVHFDFAYFSPYELGRKLAVVNLSDIAAMGGEPFCALLNLSLPRAVRPEIESFFQGLKERLAEFGAELIGGDITRNKCGWHLSLTIMGKAPKGGVVFRKGAKEGDLLYVSRALGGAAAALELFQKGIEPPPSLKKAHVDPDPEIELGKMLARNGLASAMMDISDGLLLDLARLCEANNLGAELYASKIPVFQELENLPLEKDPLHYALSGGEDFALLFSVPPQREKLLNICKRTLFCIGRLISEKGLFLIGEKERKEVSPQGFDHFA, translated from the coding sequence ATGACCGAAGAAGAAATTCTCAGACTGTTACGCCAAAAACTTATCCCCCAACACCGCGAGGTCATCTGCGGTGTGGGGGATGATTGCGCGGTGCTTGAAAGTGATTCCTTCTGGGAACTTATAACCACAGACACCATGGTTGAGGGTGTCCATTTTGACTTTGCTTATTTTTCGCCCTATGAACTTGGTCGCAAGCTTGCTGTGGTAAACCTAAGTGATATCGCCGCCATGGGCGGCGAGCCCTTTTGCGCGCTTCTTAATTTGAGTCTCCCCAGGGCGGTAAGACCTGAAATAGAATCATTCTTTCAGGGGCTTAAGGAACGTTTGGCGGAGTTTGGTGCCGAGCTTATTGGCGGAGACATAACCAGAAACAAATGCGGCTGGCACCTTAGCCTGACTATAATGGGTAAGGCCCCAAAGGGCGGAGTTGTTTTTCGCAAAGGGGCCAAAGAAGGAGACTTGCTTTACGTGTCCCGTGCCCTTGGGGGAGCTGCGGCTGCGCTTGAACTTTTTCAAAAAGGGATCGAGCCTCCTCCCTCTCTTAAAAAAGCCCACGTTGACCCAGATCCTGAGATAGAACTTGGTAAAATGCTTGCAAGAAATGGGCTTGCTTCTGCGATGATGGATATCTCTGATGGCTTACTTCTAGACCTTGCCCGCCTTTGTGAGGCCAATAACCTCGGGGCTGAGCTTTACGCCTCAAAAATTCCGGTCTTTCAAGAGCTTGAAAACTTACCCCTTGAAAAAGACCCCCTTCATTATGCCCTTTCAGGAGGAGAAGACTTCGCACTTTTGTTTTCAGTCCCACCTCAGCGCGAAAAGCTATTGAATATTTGCAAACGAACGCTTTTTTGTATTGGACGACTTATCTCCGAAAAAGGCCTATTTCTAATTGGAGAAAAAGAAAGAAAAGAAGTCTCTCCGCAAGGCTTTGATCATTTCGCTTAA
- a CDS encoding DUF505 domain-containing protein, whose translation MIIKKEHAEVLLKLLAFEEETKTKGMDILEADQDLYLELQMQALVRESAPLKRELTYLGKELALAIRELIEKGALAAPEKWPEGFRFLGTEIIAMLEAAALSGQVGPLAVEPLKERGLAKEIKDKETGKEYIGLTEAGKRIFEIYQALEPELEISAALAQEIRKLPAGPARASLLTTDTHTKHLLEAMGLIAYSVPTSDVYAFTALGQAVKKTLTYGGFGEGDVLTGDILWALADIADEKEVPEASIAILQSLGYIDQAKELLPAGYWALEVLRLWKRDVIPDAWTIALEEEEVEILQAIEHLWQKAENNPEETPTFDNLRAEMIDRKIKQYKEILARYGRKIEEMPEKYQQIASQFMVAKDLARWYDDNFTLRLSLYSLESFNLIHTTEDHKGREVFALTKFGKKVLKDQEIKTREISSTAVKAITITRRSFSAPNVEWVDEALNAGLLGTGEPTQSGFMYAELAESISRMPHLTRYEAEILATIPARGISVEELFDIIGEGKRRRFKWALEKLEARHLINVLPDGNIMETEAGELLDRAVSGVSKNFGHPINPLIYRVLKALAEVGTLFVKERRIRILPKNIKEAVKKSGLPRDVFDEALKAARHAGYVGKNTITEAGYLVLQAVEKMNPHEEVKTFYAGEEG comes from the coding sequence ATGATCATAAAAAAAGAACATGCCGAAGTGTTGCTTAAGCTGCTCGCCTTTGAAGAAGAAACCAAAACCAAAGGGATGGATATCCTTGAGGCGGACCAGGACCTTTATCTTGAGCTCCAAATGCAGGCCCTGGTAAGGGAGTCAGCTCCTTTGAAGCGTGAACTTACTTACCTTGGCAAAGAGTTAGCCTTAGCCATACGAGAGTTGATAGAAAAAGGGGCTTTAGCAGCTCCAGAAAAGTGGCCAGAAGGTTTTCGTTTCCTTGGTACAGAAATAATTGCCATGCTTGAAGCAGCAGCATTGTCTGGCCAGGTGGGTCCTTTGGCAGTTGAGCCTCTTAAAGAGAGGGGGCTTGCTAAAGAGATCAAAGACAAAGAAACAGGCAAGGAATACATTGGCTTAACAGAGGCAGGAAAACGCATCTTTGAGATTTACCAGGCCCTTGAACCCGAGCTTGAGATCTCTGCCGCCCTTGCCCAGGAAATTCGTAAGCTCCCGGCAGGCCCGGCCAGGGCTTCGCTTCTCACCACCGACACCCACACCAAACATCTTTTAGAGGCGATGGGGCTTATCGCTTATAGTGTGCCTACTTCCGATGTTTATGCTTTTACTGCTCTGGGCCAGGCTGTTAAAAAGACACTTACTTACGGCGGTTTTGGAGAAGGCGATGTTCTTACCGGAGATATTCTCTGGGCCTTGGCTGATATTGCTGATGAAAAAGAAGTCCCTGAGGCCAGCATAGCTATCCTTCAAAGCCTTGGCTACATTGACCAGGCAAAAGAGCTGTTGCCTGCGGGATACTGGGCCCTTGAAGTCCTGCGCTTATGGAAACGAGACGTTATCCCTGACGCCTGGACCATTGCCCTTGAGGAAGAAGAGGTAGAAATCCTCCAGGCTATTGAACACCTTTGGCAAAAGGCCGAGAACAATCCCGAAGAAACCCCCACCTTTGACAACCTGCGGGCGGAAATGATTGATCGTAAGATCAAACAATATAAAGAAATACTTGCGCGCTACGGCCGCAAAATCGAAGAAATGCCCGAAAAATACCAGCAAATCGCAAGCCAGTTTATGGTGGCTAAAGACCTGGCTCGCTGGTATGACGACAATTTTACCTTGCGTTTAAGCCTGTACAGCCTTGAGTCCTTTAACCTGATTCACACCACCGAAGACCACAAGGGCAGAGAAGTATTTGCGCTCACCAAGTTTGGCAAAAAGGTCTTAAAAGATCAGGAAATAAAGACGCGTGAGATCTCCTCAACGGCGGTTAAAGCCATCACCATCACCAGGCGTTCTTTTTCAGCACCGAATGTTGAGTGGGTGGATGAGGCTTTAAACGCTGGTCTTTTGGGGACAGGAGAGCCTACGCAATCTGGTTTTATGTATGCTGAGCTTGCGGAGTCTATCTCCAGAATGCCGCATCTTACCCGCTATGAGGCTGAGATCCTTGCCACCATTCCTGCCCGTGGCATAAGTGTTGAGGAACTGTTTGACATCATAGGCGAAGGCAAAAGGCGCCGCTTTAAATGGGCCCTTGAAAAACTTGAAGCCCGCCATCTTATAAATGTCTTGCCTGATGGAAACATTATGGAAACCGAGGCCGGAGAACTCCTTGACCGGGCTGTCTCTGGGGTTTCCAAAAATTTCGGCCACCCCATTAACCCTCTTATCTACCGTGTGCTGAAGGCTTTGGCAGAGGTAGGGACCCTTTTCGTAAAGGAAAGACGTATTCGCATCTTGCCCAAAAACATCAAGGAAGCAGTGAAGAAAAGCGGGCTTCCACGGGATGTCTTTGACGAGGCCTTAAAGGCCGCAAGACATGCTGGCTACGTGGGCAAAAACACCATTACCGAGGCAGGCTATCTCGTCTTGCAAGCCGTTGAAAAGATGAACCCGCACGAGGAAGTAAAAACCTTTTATGCCGGGGAGGAAGGCTAG
- a CDS encoding ParB/RepB/Spo0J family partition protein, producing MQELCRYQDPVKKHELCLALFNIDEILIPPFQRDLSEGLKRNLELAIEKLGFLHPIIVVENEKGYYVVDGRHRLEALKELGYQEIVGIIAPKELALHILEFNTEKPPNVKEKAKQAYRLFQEFLKKDPQTLEIDLLSFFKQPELITFGFVLEEFEPKFPASFYESFISKIDQFLHEPLEEAREERRRRAQKLVELNQVVNETYAKLGLTNALLKGEIVRKAVQLAYGVRVRKIEDEFYEAVERVKEACAKLEPDEFGGHEI from the coding sequence ATGCAGGAACTTTGTCGCTATCAGGATCCTGTTAAAAAACACGAACTTTGCCTGGCACTTTTTAACATAGACGAAATCTTGATCCCGCCATTTCAGCGGGATTTGTCAGAAGGCCTTAAACGCAACCTTGAGCTTGCCATTGAAAAGCTTGGTTTTTTACATCCCATCATCGTAGTAGAAAACGAAAAGGGCTACTACGTGGTTGATGGTAGGCATCGCCTTGAAGCCTTAAAAGAGCTGGGATATCAGGAAATCGTCGGGATAATAGCCCCCAAGGAACTTGCCCTTCATATCCTTGAATTCAATACAGAAAAGCCACCAAACGTGAAAGAAAAGGCCAAACAGGCTTATCGCCTGTTTCAGGAATTTCTCAAAAAGGATCCCCAAACACTTGAAATTGATTTGCTGAGCTTTTTCAAACAGCCAGAGCTCATCACCTTCGGCTTTGTGTTAGAGGAGTTTGAGCCCAAATTCCCGGCAAGTTTTTACGAGTCTTTTATTTCAAAGATTGATCAGTTCTTGCATGAGCCGTTAGAAGAAGCAAGGGAAGAAAGGCGTCGTCGCGCGCAAAAACTTGTTGAACTTAACCAGGTGGTCAATGAAACTTACGCTAAATTGGGCTTGACCAACGCCCTTCTTAAGGGCGAAATTGTGCGCAAGGCGGTGCAATTGGCTTACGGAGTCAGAGTGCGTAAAATAGAAGACGAATTCTACGAAGCCGTTGAAAGGGTAAAAGAGGCCTGCGCCAAATTAGAACCTGATGAGTTTGGGGGCCATGAAATTTAG
- the amrB gene encoding AmmeMemoRadiSam system protein B has protein sequence MKFSPEEKPRLRPVDAFPVSLRGQEVILLRDPLGYAASPLAVAKEMAPLLVALDGNHSLRDLQVIAARALGRLVMLEEIENFLATLDKNLFLETKYFETTRQKLEDEFRRQKTRPATHAGQSYPAEGKELSQFLANILALWPVRSQYFPRAIIAPHIDLRAGARAFAAAYQGLSWPRGARIILIGTGHFLESAFSVAYKHFETPLGHVPYDEDFVSRLEKELNMDLRGHEWAHKHEHSLEFQAIFLKYLLGDFKIVPILVSGPQGESKNSLEKLAQALKRLVDEKTFLVTGVDFCHLGLRYGDRQPAGEPEKQEAKMFDHEILKKLLSLDAEGFYKTLAPKDNYYKVCGFGPLYVLARTLSGKNLTGTILYQDAVDFGQGSIVSFAAAAFFDR, from the coding sequence ATGAAATTTAGCCCGGAAGAAAAACCAAGGCTCCGCCCTGTGGACGCTTTCCCTGTGTCTTTGAGGGGCCAGGAGGTTATTCTGCTCAGGGATCCTTTGGGGTATGCAGCTTCTCCCCTTGCGGTGGCTAAGGAAATGGCGCCTTTGCTTGTAGCCCTTGACGGGAATCACTCGCTGCGCGATTTACAGGTAATCGCCGCCCGTGCCCTTGGTCGCCTGGTAATGCTTGAAGAAATCGAAAATTTTTTGGCAACCCTGGATAAAAACCTCTTTCTTGAGACTAAATATTTTGAAACTACGCGTCAAAAACTTGAAGACGAATTTCGAAGGCAAAAGACACGTCCAGCCACACATGCTGGTCAAAGCTACCCTGCTGAGGGTAAAGAGCTTAGCCAGTTTCTCGCAAATATCCTGGCGCTTTGGCCAGTACGTTCCCAATATTTTCCGCGGGCTATTATTGCACCGCATATTGACTTAAGGGCAGGGGCCAGGGCTTTTGCCGCTGCTTACCAGGGTCTTTCCTGGCCCAGAGGAGCAAGAATCATCCTCATAGGCACGGGACATTTCCTGGAAAGTGCTTTTTCTGTGGCGTATAAACATTTTGAGACCCCTTTAGGGCACGTCCCATATGATGAAGACTTTGTGTCTCGCCTTGAAAAAGAACTGAATATGGATCTTCGCGGGCACGAATGGGCCCATAAGCACGAACACTCTTTAGAATTTCAGGCCATTTTCCTGAAATATCTCCTGGGAGATTTTAAAATCGTGCCCATTTTGGTCTCAGGCCCACAGGGTGAGAGCAAAAATTCCCTTGAAAAACTTGCCCAAGCCTTAAAAAGGCTTGTTGACGAAAAGACGTTTTTGGTGACAGGGGTTGATTTTTGCCATTTAGGGCTACGTTACGGAGACAGGCAGCCTGCCGGGGAGCCCGAAAAACAAGAGGCCAAGATGTTTGACCATGAAATTCTGAAAAAGCTTCTTTCCCTTGATGCCGAAGGCTTTTACAAAACCCTTGCGCCTAAAGACAATTATTATAAAGTTTGCGGCTTTGGCCCCCTTTACGTATTAGCCCGTACGCTTTCAGGTAAAAACCTTACCGGCACGATTCTATATCAAGATGCCGTTGATTTTGGCCAAGGGTCGATTGTTTCCTTTGCTGCAGCGGCTTTTTTTGACCGTTAA
- a CDS encoding 4Fe-4S dicluster domain-containing protein: protein MPAILENLDFSRCLTCQTCGNGCPCGPIMDYLPFQIMRLIQLGDIDTAIKSQAIWICVGCNSCTYACPMKIEIPDVMDALREEALRRGVVAEKDIFEFHRQMLLALRRRGRVNELELSLAFKFKEKRWLQDFGLGMKMLAKRKIKIWPSGIKNPRELSPFFERCPL from the coding sequence ATGCCTGCGATTTTAGAAAACCTTGATTTTTCTCGCTGCCTTACCTGTCAGACCTGTGGAAACGGCTGTCCTTGTGGCCCTATTATGGATTATCTCCCTTTTCAAATAATGCGTTTGATCCAGCTTGGCGATATAGACACTGCTATCAAAAGCCAGGCCATCTGGATATGTGTGGGATGCAATTCCTGCACCTATGCCTGCCCCATGAAAATCGAAATTCCCGATGTGATGGACGCCTTAAGGGAAGAAGCCCTTAGGCGTGGAGTGGTTGCTGAAAAGGATATTTTTGAGTTCCACCGCCAGATGCTTCTTGCTTTGCGTCGTCGTGGGCGGGTAAATGAGCTTGAGCTTTCCCTTGCCTTTAAATTCAAAGAAAAACGCTGGCTTCAAGATTTTGGTTTGGGTATGAAAATGCTTGCTAAGCGTAAAATAAAAATTTGGCCCTCAGGGATAAAAAATCCCCGAGAACTAAGCCCCTTTTTTGAAAGATGTCCACTTTAA
- a CDS encoding heterodisulfide reductase-related iron-sulfur binding cluster: MSTLKVYAYYPGCSLEGMAREAEEAFFRVAAYWNINLKEIPDWNCCGSSSAHSICHDLALKLAWRVLALCPEDTTEILTMCPSCYTRLRVGFAEALERKEEFLALFGKEPNSSWRVRHFVEVLGEKDWQKVQGSPLAGLRLAPYYGCLLFGPAKLPQEIRDGVLEEMLASLGAQVVSWRYAKQCCGTYLSIVRPDFVSEIVAKMTDEAYRLGIDALVTPCVMCQLNLEMRAKEDSFIPIFHLSEILALALKQGESSWFKRHLIDPLPLLMRKGLLP; the protein is encoded by the coding sequence ATGTCCACTTTAAAAGTTTACGCTTATTACCCTGGATGTTCTTTGGAAGGCATGGCACGCGAGGCTGAAGAGGCCTTTTTTCGCGTGGCAGCCTATTGGAATATCAATTTGAAAGAAATCCCAGACTGGAACTGCTGTGGAAGCTCTTCTGCCCACAGTATTTGCCATGATCTTGCCCTTAAGCTTGCCTGGCGGGTCCTTGCCTTGTGCCCCGAAGACACCACTGAAATACTTACGATGTGCCCAAGTTGCTACACTCGCTTAAGGGTTGGGTTTGCCGAAGCCCTTGAAAGAAAAGAAGAATTTTTAGCTCTTTTTGGCAAAGAACCCAATTCGTCCTGGAGGGTAAGGCATTTTGTAGAAGTGCTAGGCGAAAAAGACTGGCAAAAAGTTCAAGGCAGCCCTCTTGCGGGGCTACGGTTAGCACCATATTACGGCTGTCTTCTTTTTGGGCCTGCAAAGCTTCCCCAGGAGATACGAGACGGGGTGCTTGAAGAAATGCTAGCTTCCCTGGGGGCTCAGGTAGTTTCATGGCGCTATGCCAAACAGTGCTGTGGCACTTATCTTTCCATTGTAAGGCCAGACTTTGTCAGTGAAATCGTTGCCAAAATGACAGACGAGGCTTACAGGCTTGGTATTGATGCCCTTGTTACGCCCTGTGTAATGTGCCAGCTAAACCTTGAAATGCGTGCTAAGGAAGATAGTTTTATTCCCATATTCCACTTAAGCGAAATATTGGCCCTTGCTCTTAAGCAGGGGGAAAGCTCCTGGTTCAAAAGACATCTCATTGATCCCCTCCCTCTTCTTATGCGCAAAGGTCTTCTGCCTTAA
- a CDS encoding LPS-assembly protein LptD, whose product MFFVFAGKSLARTPWHITAQKMSYLAGKKILIAEGDVLIKSKNMTISCTRLEYELKSKTATLFGPITIDADGDNLYGTYGWINLETFRGEIRNAHLSLGPGKIEAFALGTTRVHLLAKRIQILGRETYQAKKALITTCDVCYLEKKCGSPDWSFKCRDLKVTPDGKARARDLTFNLKRLPVFYTPYLSLAVKTRRHSGFLMPRLVQGTSEGFGIEWPYFLAINDSFDLTFYPFYTGKRGFMAGVEGNYALSEKSFGTFRARYIKDRLKDNDYNQDGLIRTNQNRYWITGKFDQELAPGWPLRLDLDILSDRDFLYEFLGGDLGFDQSNQSYLYYFGRGLDEKNSFYRTNRLWLTHAFGDYFFQTSATYYDGVIPGDQPYIMQPLPRVYFSRLTAPVLGLFNFSLENDYVRWWREKGFRGHRLEIIPEASINPHFWQPLDLRFAYRLRQAFYWVDWRDGMEGETLSRTLPEIEARAGMNFSRVFRTNRLGLVGLKHTLRPQLTFFYRPEVNQDDLPAFTMDDHLPPVSRIDYGLLQFVTAKEKTNDGFRYFDMIRLWIHQSYDFREASRDLESPDDERKPLSDLYAEGEANLLKKIHLRATTSYNFYGLGWASANLSASLRNDRGESFGFDYRWDKFRKIKQINMRFLKNVFRGFWFGYRVQYSLKEGEATSSEMHFEYRTKCWWAYVKFYYNPHETRYSFYINLVGIGGWGR is encoded by the coding sequence TTGTTTTTTGTTTTTGCTGGTAAATCTCTTGCCCGCACCCCTTGGCATATTACCGCCCAAAAAATGTCTTATCTTGCCGGAAAAAAAATCCTCATCGCCGAAGGAGACGTCTTAATCAAAAGCAAAAACATGACTATTTCGTGCACGAGGCTTGAATACGAACTAAAAAGCAAAACAGCCACTCTTTTTGGTCCGATTACCATAGACGCAGACGGCGATAACCTTTATGGAACTTACGGCTGGATAAACCTTGAGACCTTTCGCGGGGAGATTAGAAACGCTCACCTAAGCCTTGGCCCTGGAAAGATCGAAGCCTTTGCCCTTGGCACTACCAGGGTGCATCTTTTGGCCAAACGCATTCAAATCCTTGGCCGCGAAACTTACCAGGCCAAAAAAGCCTTAATCACCACCTGTGATGTTTGTTACTTAGAAAAGAAATGCGGCTCGCCCGATTGGAGTTTCAAATGCCGTGATCTCAAAGTCACTCCCGATGGCAAAGCAAGGGCCAGGGACCTTACTTTTAACCTCAAGCGCCTGCCGGTTTTTTACACCCCTTATCTTAGCCTGGCAGTGAAAACACGCAGGCACAGTGGATTCCTTATGCCAAGGCTTGTCCAGGGAACCAGCGAAGGTTTTGGCATCGAATGGCCATATTTCCTGGCAATAAACGACAGTTTTGACCTTACTTTTTATCCTTTTTACACGGGCAAAAGGGGCTTTATGGCAGGGGTTGAAGGAAATTATGCGCTCAGTGAAAAGAGCTTTGGCACCTTTCGCGCCCGCTATATCAAAGACCGCTTAAAAGACAACGATTACAATCAGGACGGCTTGATACGCACCAATCAAAACCGCTACTGGATAACCGGGAAGTTTGACCAGGAGCTTGCGCCTGGCTGGCCTTTGCGTCTTGATTTAGACATCCTCTCTGACCGGGATTTCCTCTATGAATTTTTGGGAGGGGATCTCGGTTTTGACCAGAGCAACCAGAGTTATCTTTACTATTTCGGTCGAGGGCTTGACGAAAAAAACAGCTTCTACCGCACCAATCGTCTGTGGCTTACCCATGCCTTTGGCGACTACTTCTTTCAAACAAGCGCTACTTATTACGATGGCGTCATCCCTGGCGACCAGCCCTATATTATGCAGCCCTTGCCAAGGGTTTATTTTTCCCGCTTAACGGCTCCGGTGTTGGGTTTGTTTAATTTTTCCCTGGAAAATGATTACGTTCGCTGGTGGCGCGAAAAAGGCTTTCGAGGGCATCGTTTGGAAATAATTCCAGAAGCAAGCATAAATCCTCATTTCTGGCAGCCCCTTGACCTGCGTTTTGCCTACCGGCTGCGCCAAGCATTTTATTGGGTTGATTGGCGGGATGGTATGGAAGGAGAAACTCTTTCTCGTACTTTGCCAGAGATTGAAGCCCGTGCGGGGATGAATTTTAGTCGTGTTTTTCGGACAAATCGTTTGGGTCTCGTAGGATTGAAGCATACCCTCAGGCCACAGCTTACTTTTTTTTATCGTCCCGAAGTAAACCAGGACGACCTTCCAGCTTTTACCATGGACGACCATCTTCCCCCTGTTAGCCGGATAGACTACGGCCTTTTGCAATTCGTAACTGCGAAAGAAAAGACCAATGACGGCTTTCGCTATTTTGATATGATAAGGCTCTGGATACACCAAAGTTATGATTTTCGTGAGGCCTCACGAGACTTGGAATCCCCTGACGACGAACGTAAACCCTTGTCAGACCTTTATGCCGAAGGAGAAGCCAACTTGCTAAAGAAAATCCATCTTCGCGCTACCACTTCGTATAATTTTTACGGCCTGGGATGGGCAAGTGCTAATCTTTCGGCAAGCCTGCGTAATGACCGGGGAGAGTCCTTTGGTTTTGATTACCGCTGGGATAAGTTCCGCAAGATTAAACAAATAAATATGCGCTTTCTCAAAAACGTTTTCCGTGGGTTCTGGTTTGGTTATCGGGTGCAATACAGCCTAAAGGAAGGAGAAGCTACCTCTTCAGAAATGCACTTTGAGTATCGTACCAAGTGCTGGTGGGCCTATGTCAAATTTTACTATAATCCCCACGAAACCAGGTATTCTTTTTATATCAATCTGGTGGGCATAGGTGGCTGGGGACGTTGA